A genomic segment from Branchiostoma floridae strain S238N-H82 chromosome 7, Bfl_VNyyK, whole genome shotgun sequence encodes:
- the LOC118419674 gene encoding protein fem-1 homolog A-like isoform X3 produces the protein MAVIIEPNLDLLYAAMNGSLRGVKEALKAGADIDFDMTHSENTSPGTALYIASYSGHVDIVKLLLRKGASVSKRTRSSFAPLLGAATEGRTEVVELLIHHGATVDIRDRFQNTPLMRACNYNHLDTVRRLIELGARPDLTGGQCQGMRYYEEGTEIGKGENEESWKLIEEARSELLRCCNPKCGKPDHRSTLKLCGRCKLTRYCSRECQIQHWSVGHKKCCGQDVYL, from the exons ATGGCGGTAATAATTGAGCCAAATCTGGACCTATTGTATGCTGCCATGAACGGATCACTTCGAGGCGTTAAAGAGGCTTTGAAAGCTG GCGCAGACATTGACTTCGATATGACGCACAGCGAGAACACAAGCCCCGGGACAGCATTGTACATAGCTTCCTACAGTGGACATGTTGACATCGTGAAActgctgctccgcaagggggcgtctgtGTCGAAGAGAACCAGAAGTTCATTTGCTCCCCTCCTTGGAGCAGCGACCGAAG GAAGGACAGAAGTGGTGGAATTACTGATACACCATGGTGCAACAGTAGACATACGGGACCGCTTCCAGAACACACCACTCATGAGAGCCTGTAACTACAACCATCTCGACACAGTTCGGCGACTGATTGAGCTCGGAGCAAGACCTGATCTAACCGGCGGTCAGTGTCAGGGCATGAG GTACTACGAGGAGGGGACAGAAATCGGCAAAGGTGAAAATGAAGAGAGTTGGAAGCTGATAGAAGAGGCGAGGTCCgagctgttgagatgctgcaacccaaAGTGTGGCAAACCAGACCACAG GTcaaccctgaagctgtgtggccggtgcaagctgacccgctactgcagccgcgagtgtcagatacaacactggtctgtcggacacaagaagtgctgtgggcaggACGTGTACTTGTAA
- the LOC118419689 gene encoding poly [ADP-ribose] polymerase tankyrase-2-like isoform X2 codes for MAVTDPNIDLFDAVRDGSLRGVDAALKAGADIDFEYACCEDSSPGTFLFNASCMGDVDTARLLLRKGASLVKRSTRSAFAPLHGAAFNGRTEIVDLLVQHGATVDVRDRCQNTPLMRACDHNHVDTVRRLLELGARPDLTGGHCRAIKSDENEESWKLIQEARKTKLLRCCNAKCSKPGKRKTGTLKLCGRCKLTRYCSRDCQKQHWSVGHKKCCGHDVYFEEIEDSFQRALRDIWHL; via the exons ATGGCGGTAACTGATCCAAACATCGACCTATTCGATGCTGTCAGGGATGGATCACTTCGAGGCGTTGACGCGGCTTTGAAAGCTG gtgcagacattgactTCGAGTATGCGTGCTGCGAGGACTCAAGTCCCGGGACATTTCTGTTCAATGCTTCCTGCATGGGAGATGTAGACACCGCGAGActgctgctccgcaagggggcgtctttGGTGAAGAGATCAACCAGGAGCGCATTCGCTCCCCTCCACGGAGCAGCGTTCAACG GGAGGACAGAAATAGTGGACttgctggtgcagcatggtgcGACAGTGGACGTACGTGATCGCTGCCAGAACACACCACTCATGAGAGCTTGTGATCACAACCATGTGGACACAGTTCGGAGACTGCTAGAACTCGGAGCAAGGCCTGATTTGACCGGCGGTCATTGTCGGGCTATAAA GAGCGATGAAAATGAAGAGAGTTGGAAGCTGATACAAGAGGCGAGGAAgaccaagctgttgagatgctgcaacgcCAAATGTAGCAAACCGGGCAAAAG GAAAACCGGgaccctgaagctgtgtggccggtgcaagctgacccgctactgcagccgtgactgtcagaaacaacactggtctgtcggacacaaaaagtgctgtgggcatgacgtgTACTTTGAAGAGATAGAAGACTCCTTCCAGCGAGCCCTGAGAGACATTTGGCATCTTTGA
- the LOC118419689 gene encoding poly [ADP-ribose] polymerase tankyrase-2-like isoform X1 yields the protein MDATDANIYLFDAVSNGSLRGVEAALKAGADIDCKYARCEDSSPGTLLFHASCMGDVDTARLLLCKGASLVKRSDRSAFAPLHAAAINGRTEIVDLLVQHGATVDVRDRCQNTPLMRACDHNHVDTVRRLLELGARPDLTGGHCRAIKSDENEESWKLIQEARKTKLLRCCNAKCSKPGKRKTGTLKLCGRCKLTRYCSRDCQKQHWSVGHKKCCGHDVYFEEIEDSFQRALRDIWHL from the exons ATGGATGCAACTGACGCAAACATCTACCTATTCGATGCTGTCAGTAATGGATCACTTCGAGGCGTTGAAGCGGCTTTGAAAGCTG gtgcagacattgactGCAAATATGCAAGATGCGAGGACTCAAGCCCCGGGACATTGTTGTTCCATGCCTCCTGCATGGGAGATGTAGACACCGCGAGACTGCTGCTCTGCAAGGGGGCGTCTTTGGTGAAGAGATCAGACAGGAGCGCATTCGCACCCCTTCATGCAGCAGCGATCAACG GGAGGACAGAAATAGTGGACttgctggtgcagcatggtgcGACAGTGGACGTACGTGATCGCTGCCAGAACACACCACTCATGAGAGCTTGTGATCACAACCATGTGGACACAGTTCGGAGACTGCTAGAACTCGGAGCAAGGCCTGATTTGACCGGCGGTCATTGTCGGGCTATAAA GAGCGATGAAAATGAAGAGAGTTGGAAGCTGATACAAGAGGCGAGGAAgaccaagctgttgagatgctgcaacgcCAAATGTAGCAAACCGGGCAAAAG GAAAACCGGgaccctgaagctgtgtggccggtgcaagctgacccgctactgcagccgtgactgtcagaaacaacactggtctgtcggacacaaaaagtgctgtgggcatgacgtgTACTTTGAAGAGATAGAAGACTCCTTCCAGCGAGCCCTGAGAGACATTTGGCATCTTTGA
- the LOC118419674 gene encoding poly [ADP-ribose] polymerase tankyrase-2-like isoform X4: MAVTDPNIDLFDAVRNGSLRGVEAALKAGADIDFEYACCEESSPGTFLFNVSCMGDVDTARLLLRKGASLVKRSTRSAFAPLHGAAFNGRTEVVELLIHHGATVDIRDRFQNTPLMRACNYNHLDTVRRLIELGARPDLTGGQCQGMRYYEEGTEIGKGENEESWKLIEEARSELLRCCNPKCGKPDHRSTLKLCGRCKLTRYCSRECQIQHWSVGHKKCCGQDVYL, from the exons ATGGCTGTAACTGATCCAAACATCGACCTATTCGATGCTGTCAGGAATGGATCACTTCGAGGCGTTGAAGCGGCTTTGAAAGCTG gtgcagacattgactTCGAGTATGCGTGCTGCGAGGAGTCAAGTCCCGGGACATTTCTGTTCAATGTTTCCTGCATGGGAGATGTGGACACCGCGAGACTGCTcctccgcaagggggcgtctttGGTGAAGAGATCAACCAGGAGCGCATTCGCTCCCCTCCACGGAGCAGCGTTCAACG GAAGGACAGAAGTGGTGGAATTACTGATACACCATGGTGCAACAGTAGACATACGGGACCGCTTCCAGAACACACCACTCATGAGAGCCTGTAACTACAACCATCTCGACACAGTTCGGCGACTGATTGAGCTCGGAGCAAGACCTGATCTAACCGGCGGTCAGTGTCAGGGCATGAG GTACTACGAGGAGGGGACAGAAATCGGCAAAGGTGAAAATGAAGAGAGTTGGAAGCTGATAGAAGAGGCGAGGTCCgagctgttgagatgctgcaacccaaAGTGTGGCAAACCAGACCACAG GTcaaccctgaagctgtgtggccggtgcaagctgacccgctactgcagccgcgagtgtcagatacaacactggtctgtcggacacaagaagtgctgtgggcaggACGTGTACTTGTAA
- the LOC118419674 gene encoding ankyrin repeat, PH and SEC7 domain containing protein secG-like isoform X1: MAVTDPNIDLFDAVRNGSLRGVEAALKAGADIDFEYACCEESSPGTFLFNVSCMGDVDTARLLLRKGASLVKRSTRSAFAPLHGAAFNGADIDFDMTHSENTSPGTALYIASYSGHVDIVKLLLRKGASVSKRTRSSFAPLLGAATEGRTEVVELLIHHGATVDIRDRFQNTPLMRACNYNHLDTVRRLIELGARPDLTGGQCQGMRYYEEGTEIGKGENEESWKLIEEARSELLRCCNPKCGKPDHRSTLKLCGRCKLTRYCSRECQIQHWSVGHKKCCGQDVYL, from the exons ATGGCTGTAACTGATCCAAACATCGACCTATTCGATGCTGTCAGGAATGGATCACTTCGAGGCGTTGAAGCGGCTTTGAAAGCTG gtgcagacattgactTCGAGTATGCGTGCTGCGAGGAGTCAAGTCCCGGGACATTTCTGTTCAATGTTTCCTGCATGGGAGATGTGGACACCGCGAGACTGCTcctccgcaagggggcgtctttGGTGAAGAGATCAACCAGGAGCGCATTCGCTCCCCTCCACGGAGCAGCGTTCAACG GCGCAGACATTGACTTCGATATGACGCACAGCGAGAACACAAGCCCCGGGACAGCATTGTACATAGCTTCCTACAGTGGACATGTTGACATCGTGAAActgctgctccgcaagggggcgtctgtGTCGAAGAGAACCAGAAGTTCATTTGCTCCCCTCCTTGGAGCAGCGACCGAAG GAAGGACAGAAGTGGTGGAATTACTGATACACCATGGTGCAACAGTAGACATACGGGACCGCTTCCAGAACACACCACTCATGAGAGCCTGTAACTACAACCATCTCGACACAGTTCGGCGACTGATTGAGCTCGGAGCAAGACCTGATCTAACCGGCGGTCAGTGTCAGGGCATGAG GTACTACGAGGAGGGGACAGAAATCGGCAAAGGTGAAAATGAAGAGAGTTGGAAGCTGATAGAAGAGGCGAGGTCCgagctgttgagatgctgcaacccaaAGTGTGGCAAACCAGACCACAG GTcaaccctgaagctgtgtggccggtgcaagctgacccgctactgcagccgcgagtgtcagatacaacactggtctgtcggacacaagaagtgctgtgggcaggACGTGTACTTGTAA
- the LOC118419674 gene encoding protein fem-1 homolog A-like isoform X2, producing MAVIIEPNLDLLYAAMNGSLRGVEEALKAGADIDFDMTHSENTSPGTALYIASYSGHVDIVKLLLRKGASVSKRTRSSFAPLLGAATEGRTEVVELLIHHGATVDIRDRFQNTPLMRACNYNHLDTVRRLIELGARPDLTGGQCQGMRYYEEGTEIGKGENEESWKLIEEARSELLRCCNPKCGKPDHRSTLKLCGRCKLTRYCSRECQIQHWSVGHKKCCGQDVYL from the exons ATGGCGGTAATAATTGAGCCAAATCTAGACCTATTGTATGCTGCCATGAACGGATCACTTCGAGGCGTTGAAGAGGCTTTGAAAGCTG GCGCAGACATTGACTTCGATATGACGCACAGCGAGAACACAAGCCCCGGGACAGCATTGTACATAGCTTCCTACAGTGGACATGTTGACATCGTGAAActgctgctccgcaagggggcgtctgtGTCGAAGAGAACCAGAAGTTCATTTGCTCCCCTCCTTGGAGCAGCGACCGAAG GAAGGACAGAAGTGGTGGAATTACTGATACACCATGGTGCAACAGTAGACATACGGGACCGCTTCCAGAACACACCACTCATGAGAGCCTGTAACTACAACCATCTCGACACAGTTCGGCGACTGATTGAGCTCGGAGCAAGACCTGATCTAACCGGCGGTCAGTGTCAGGGCATGAG GTACTACGAGGAGGGGACAGAAATCGGCAAAGGTGAAAATGAAGAGAGTTGGAAGCTGATAGAAGAGGCGAGGTCCgagctgttgagatgctgcaacccaaAGTGTGGCAAACCAGACCACAG GTcaaccctgaagctgtgtggccggtgcaagctgacccgctactgcagccgcgagtgtcagatacaacactggtctgtcggacacaagaagtgctgtgggcaggACGTGTACTTGTAA
- the LOC118420165 gene encoding myotrophin-like, which yields MAVTDANIYLFDAVSNGSLRGVEAALKAGADIDCKYARCEDSRPATLLFHASCMGDVDTVRLLLCKGASLVKRSDRSAFAPLHAAAINGRTEIVDLLVQHGATLDVRDSCQNTPLMRACDHNHVDTVRRLLELGARPDLTGGHCRAIKSDENEESWKLIEEAKKSKLLRCCNPKCGKPGKRTLKSFDEL from the exons ATGGCTGTAACTGACGCAAATATCTACCTATTCGATGCTGTCAGTAATGGATCACTTCGAGGCGTTGAAGCGGCTTTGAAAGCTG gtgcagacattgactGCAAATATGCAAGATGCGAGGACTCACGTCCCGCGACATTATTGTTCCATGCCTCCTGCATGGGAGATGTAGACACCGTGAGACTACTGCTCTGCAAGGGGGCGTCTTTGGTGAAGAGATCAGACAGGAGCGCATTCGCACCCCTTCATGCGGCAGCGATCAACG GGAGGACAGAAATAGTGGACttgctggtgcagcatggtgcaacatTGGACGTACGTGACAGCTGTCAGAACACACCACTCATGAGAGCCTGTGATCACAACCATGTCGACACAGTTCGGAGACTGCTAGAACTCGGAGCAAGACCTGATTTGACCGGTGGTCATTGCCGGGCTATAAA GAGCGATGAAAATGAAGAGAGTTGGAAGCTGATAGAAGAGGCGAAGAAgtccaagctgttgagatgctgcaaccctaagtgtggcaaaccaggcAAAAG AACACTGAAGTCCTTTGACGAACTATAA